The Drosophila nasuta strain 15112-1781.00 chromosome 2L, ASM2355853v1, whole genome shotgun sequence genome window below encodes:
- the LOC132792233 gene encoding lysine-specific demethylase 5, translating into MSGKAEADSSQVANAGGGSGQGSNSNGTVTPARRLRTRNSTGSGSESAKKSHSHNNNNNNSNNNNNEAAAASNEGSSITTTTSSTPVTAASASLAAPSSVERPMPSVPMNHASSSVSASKKYHNSCPHPTPSVHKKSLHTKPHSTNKFDQSKNEEFHFDTPPECPVFRPTAEEFKNPLAYISKIRSVAEKCGIAKILPPEKWSPPFAVDVDKLQFVPRVQRLNELEAKTRVKLNFLDQIAKFWELQGSSLKIPMVERKALDLYTLHRIVHEEGGMEQTTKERKWAKVANRMQYPSSKSVGATLKAHYERILHPFEVYTSGKVLGPGGAAAGGSAVGGTPVKLEDCGTDYKAHEIPTRQQIAPPNENNTRRSKRFGNSNASCGLVGQAGKPGAAGPGGVTIKTETKEDFKRDLLSSFNAVNSTGTGVANQAGGAAATPNTRATQKKASTEPQQQLLIDPLMKYICHICNRGDVEASMLLCDGCDDSYHTFCLLPPLSSIPKGEWLCPRCVVEEVSKPQEAFGFEQAEREYTLQEFGQMADQFKQEYFRKPVHLVPTEQVEREFWRIVSSIDEDVTVEYGADLHTMDHGSGFPTRSSLYLLPGDQEYAESSWNLNNLPLLEDSILGHINADISGMNAPWMYVGMCFAAFCWHNEDHWSYSINYLHWGEPKTWYGVPGSCAEQFEETMKRAAPELFSSQPDLLHQLVTIMNPNILMNNGVPVYRTDQHAGEFVITFPRAYHAGFNQGYNFAEAVNFAPADWLKMGRECVNHYSMLRRFCVFSHDELVCKMALEPAKLTFGIATACYIDMAEMVDTEKKLRKSLLEWGVTRAERRAFELVNDDERHCQECNTTCFLSAVACECNDKLIVCLRHYTVLCGCAPEKHTLIYRYTLDEMPLMLQKLKVKAHSFERWLSRCRDIVDAKGPTSVTLSELQELCKEADNKKFPPSLLIDRLNAAAIEAEKCVTVIQQLGINKVRTRSDHNQEAAQYKLTMEELELFVQEIDNLCCIIDEGASVRELLLLGRQFVERAEAQLQLSLEALEENDLETLINEGSSLRIELQQLDHLQKRLKQCKWYKRSQGLRETSSKLTYNDVKTLLHTAAADLDPTDPYVDREMRKLQHIGAAIEAWESQAAKYFRRLNQQHELTEIEQFLKSATDINGQVPSHGLLKDALRKAREWLRSVEQLQQNNHVTYCHTLEAMIERGLSIPLQLEELSRMQGHLNSAHQWKENTAQAFLKKGTFYTLLEVLMPRADAINIDSDLKPRFQDDFLKDKNPAEIVASFKHAEEQELRDMRDLRRQNMSKNMLRDMFCLCKSEFRGLMHNCQLCRDWFHDDCVPPPPTAHTLVLPQQQNGGGAVNGGGVSTMPVQPKWLCPSCVRSKRPRLETILPLLVQLQQLPMRLPEDEALRCLAERAMNWQDRARKALSSPDVSAALEAILSQQQLQQQQKRRCESSSNNSAVLGLGNINSPRKPRRGHNSSSKLDNNATTTPRSESDAEDADDVDDDDDDDECRLRIVEDGYSNDEDDQLQQRLATSNAQSGNNNNSNNSSSNSTDLLKLLSDSEIENLLELMMEGDLLEVSLDETQELWRILETMPPSKLQAEAKARVLQHLQQQQQQRQQQQQQQPSSTTTTPNNTVAASSSSIHSGAEDSNDSLLVQNSPSPGTGSGNGGNASNIHGGARSKKRRSNDASSGNAAVPRKKQNTPKQTPGKKSTTLRKSDSKASTSPGVDADAENKQANGGNTTAAAAATAAAGGAAANTPTPAAAGHKKRKRTTTTNNNNNNTSSNSNAASNATPTGGSNNTPAGGGGQKKHAQRTQQTAQEDDEEECRAENCHKPTGREVDWVQCDGGCNEWFHMYCVGLNRSQIKADDDYICIRCSKTVSVGVAGSSGSASLTVTTTTTSSLTLSTTTTPAKQRAAQSAR; encoded by the exons ATGTCCGGCAAAGCCGAGGCGGACAGTAGCCAAGTCGCCAACgctggcggcggcagcggccaAGGTAGCAACTCCAATGGCACCGTGACACCAGCGCGACGCCTGCGCACACGCAACTCAACTGGAAGTGGCAGCGAGTCGGCCAAGAAGAGCCATAgccacaataataataacaacaacagcaacaataacaataacgagGCTGCAGCGGCAAGTAATGAAGGATCATCCataaccacaacaacatcatcgaCACCAGTAACTGCTGCATCTGCATCATTAGCAGCACCTAGTTCCGTGGAACGTCCAATGCCCAGCGTGCCGATGAATCATGCCAGCAGCAGTGTCTCGGCCAGCAAGAAGTATCACAACAGTTGTCCACATCCGACGCCATCGGTGCACAAGAAGTCGCTGCACACGAAGCCGCACAGCACCAACAAATTCGATCAGAGCAAGAATGAGGAATTCCACTTTGATACACCGCCCGAGTGTCCAGTGTTTCGACCCACAGCCGAAGAGTTTAAGAATCCCCTCGCCTACATCAGCAAGATACGCTCTGTTGCTGAGAAGTGTGGCATTGCCAAAATCTTGCCACCGGAGAAATGGTCGCCGCCATTTGCCGTTGATGTGGACAAACTGCAGTTTGTGCCGCGCGTGCAACGACTCAATGAGCTGGAGGCCAAGACACGTGTTAAGTTGAATTTCTTGGATCAAATTGCCAAATTCTGGGAACTGCAGGGTTCCTCATTGAAAATACCAATGGTGGAGCGCAAGGCATTGGATCTGTATACTTTGCATCGCATTGTGCACGAAGAGGGCGGCATGGAGCAGACCACCAAGGAGCGCAAATGGGCCAAGGTGGCTAATCGCATGCAGTATCCATCCAGCAAAAGTGTTGGCGCCACCCTCAAGGCGCACTATGAACGCATATTACATCCCTTTGAGGTTTACACATCTGGTAAAGTGCTGGGACCTGGAGGTGCGGCTGCAGGTGGTTCTGCTGTGGGTGGCACGCCCGTCAAGCTGGAGGATTGCGGTACTGATTACAAGGCACACGAGATACCCACACGTCAGCAGATTGCACCGCCCAATGAGAATAACACGCGTCGCTCCAAGCGGTTTGGCAATTCTAATGCCAGCTGCGGTTTGGTCGGGCAGGCCGGTAAACCTGGTGCAGCTGGACCTGGTGGAGTCACCATCAAGACCGAGACCAAGGAGGATTTCAAACGGGATCTTCTTAGCAGCTTCAATGCCGTCAATTCAACTGGAACTGGCGTCGCTAATCAAGCAGGAGGTGCTGCTGCCACTCCGAATACACGTGCCACGCAAAAGAAGGCGAGCACagaaccacagcaacagctgctcaTTGATCCACTGATGAAGTACATCTGTCATATTTGCAATCGTGGCGATGTTGAGGCCTCCATGCTGCTGTGCGATGGCTGCGACGATAGCTATCACACTTTCTGCTTGTTGCCACCACTAAGCAGCATACCAAAAG GTGAATGGCTCTGTCCGCGTTGCGTTGTGGAGGAAGTGAGCAAGCCGCAAGAGGCCTTTGGCTTCGAGCAGGCGGAGCGTGAGTACACATTGCAGGAGTTTGGCCAAATGGCCGATCAGTTTAAGCAGGAATATTTCCGCAAACCGGTGCACTTGGTGCCCACCGAGCAGGTGGAGCGCGAATTCTGGCGCATTGTCTCGTCCATCGACGAGGATGTGACCGTGGAGTATGGCGCCGATTTGCATACCATGGATCATGGTTCTGGTTTTCCCACACGCAGCTCTCTCTATTTGCTACCTGGGGATCAGGAGTATGCCGAATCGAGttggaatttaaataatctaCCACTGCTGGAGGATTCAATATTGGGGCACATTAATGCCGATATTAGCGGCATGAATGCGCCCTGGATGTATGTGGGCATGTGTTTTGCGGCATTTTGCTGGCACAATGAGGATCATTGGAGCTATTCGATTAACTATTTGCATTGGGGCGAACCAAAGACCTGGTACGGTGTTCCCGGCTCGTGTGCCGAACAGTTTGAGGAGACCATGAAGCGTGCAGCGCCCGAATTGTTCTCCTCGCAACCAGATTTATTGCATCAACTGGTAACGATTATGAATCCCAACATCTTGATGAACAACGGGGTGCCCGTGTATCGCACCGATCAGCATGCCGGCGAGTTTGTCATCACATTTCCGCGTGCTTATCATGCCGGCTTCAATCAGGGCTACAATTTCGCCGAGGCCGTTAACTTTGCGCCCGCCGATTGGCTGAAAATGGGACGCGAGTGCGTCAATCATTATTCGATGCTTCGACGCTTTTGCGTTTTCTCACACGACGAACTCGTCTGCAAGATGGCTTTGGAGCCCGCCAAACTGACATTTGGCATTGCCACCGCGTGCTACATTGATATGGCCGAAATGGTGGACACCGAGAAGAAACTGCGCAAATCCCTCTTGGAGTGGGGCGTCACACGAGCAGAAAGACGCGCCTTTGAACTGGTCAACGATGATGAACGTCATTGTCAGGAGTGTAACACCACATGCTTCCTCTCGGCCGTGGCCTGCGAGTGCAATGACAAGCTGATTGTCTGTCTGCGCCATTACACAGTACTCTGTGGTTGTGCGCCAGAGAAGCATACGCTCATCTATCGCTATACGTTGGACGAGATGCCGTTGATGCTGCAAAAGCTAAAAGTGAAGGCGCATAGCTTTGAGCGGTGGTTATCGCGTTGTCGCGACATTGTCGATGCCAAGGGACCGACATCGGTGACGCTCTCCGAACTGCAGGAGTTGTGTAAGGAGGCGGACAACAAGAAGTTTCCACCTTCGTTGCTTATCGATCGATTAAATGCCGCTGCAATTGAGGCAGAGAAATGTGTTACAGTTATACAACAACTGGGCATCAATAAG GTGCGTACGCGCTCGGATCACAATCAGGAGGCGGCACAATACAAACTAACCATGGAGGAGTTGGAGCTATTTGTACAGGAGATTGACAATCTATGCTGCATCATCGATGAGGGCGCCTCGGTGCGTGAACTACTGCTGCTGGGTCGACAATTTGTGGAGCGTGCCGAGGCACAGCTGCAACTCTCACTGGAGGCACTCGAGGAGAACGATCTGGAGACGCTGATAAATGAGGGCAGCTCGTTGCGCATAGAGTTGCAGCAACTGGATCATTTGCAGAAGCGACTCAAGCAGTGCAAATGGTACAAGCGGTCGCAGGGTTTACGCGAGACAAGCTCCAAGTTGACCTACAACGATGTCAAGACGTTGCTGCACACAGCTGCCGCAGATTTGGATCCTACGGATCCGTATGTAGATCGTGAGATGCGCAAATTACAGCACATTGGTGCCGCAATCGAAGCATGGGAATCGCAGGCAGCCAAATATTTCCGACGACTCAATCAACAGCACGAACTAACCGAGATTGAGCAGTTTCTGAAGTCGGCCACCGACATCAATGGACAAGTGCCATCGCATGGCTTGCTCAAGGACGCATTGCGTAAAGCACGCGAATGGCTGCGCTCAGTGGAGCAATTACAGCAGAACAATCATGTGACCTACTGTCACACGCTGGAGGCGATGATTGAGCGCGGTTTAAGCATACCGCTGCAGCTGGAGGAGCTAAGCCGGATGCAGGGCCATTTAAATAGCGCGCATCAGTGGAAGGAAAATACGGCACAAGCCTTTTTAAAGAAGGGCACATTCTATACACTTCTAGAGGTGCTGATGCCGCGCGCAGATGCCATTAACATTGACTCGGATCTCAAGCCGCGTTTCCAAGATGATTTCCTCAAGGATAAGAATCCCGCCGAAATTGTGGCCAGCTTCAAGCATGCCGAGGAGCAAGAGTTGCGTGACATGCGCGACTTACGGCGTCAGAATATGTCCAAGAATATGCTGCGCGATATGTTTTGTCTCTGCAAATCGGAATTTCGTGGCCTCATGCACAATTGTCAGTTGTGCCGCGACTGGTTCCACGATGATTGCGTGCCTCCACCGCCAACAGCACACACGCTAGTTCTGCCCCAACAGCAGAATGGTGGTGGAGCAGTCAACGGTGGTGGTGTGAGTACAATGCCGGTGCAACCAAAGTGGTTGTGCCCGAGCTGTGTGCGCTCGAAGCGTCCGCGTTTGGAGACCATCTTGCCGCTGCtggtgcaactgcaacagctgccCATGCGTCTGCCTGAGGATGAAGCGCTGCGTTGCTTGGCCGAGCGTGCAATGAACTGGCAGGATCGTGCACGCAAAGCACTGAGCAGTCCCGATGTTAGCGCCGCCTTGGAAGCCATTCTcagccagcaacaactgcagcagcagcaaaagcgtCGTTgcgaaagcagcagcaacaatagtGCCGTCCTTGGGCTGGGGAACATCAACAGTCCACGAAAGCCGCGACGCGGACACAATTCTTCGTCAAAGCTGGAtaacaatgcaacaacaacaccacgCTCTGAATCGGATGCGGAGGATGCAGATGATGtggatgacgacgatgatgatgatgagtgCCGGCTGCGCATTGTTGAGGATGGCTATAGCAACGATGAGGACGAccaactgcagcagcgacTGGCGACGAGTAATGCAcaaagcggcaacaacaataacagcaacaacagcagcagcaacagcactgATCTCTTGAAACTACTCTCCGACAGCGAAATTGAGAATCTGCTTGAGTTGATGATGGAGGGTGATTTGCTGGAAGTGTCGTTGGACGAGACGCAAGAGTTGTGGCGTATTTTGGAAACGATGCCGCCATCGAAGCTGCAGGCAGAGGCCAAAGCGCGTGTGCTGCAGCatttgcaacaacagcagcagcaacgacaacagcagcagcagcagcaaccttCCTCTACAACAACCACACCCAACAACACAGTAGCAGCCTCCTCATCCAGCATACACAGCGGAGCCGAAGATTCCAATGACAGTCTGCTAGTGCAAAATAGTCCAAGTCCTGGCACTGGCAGTGGCAATGGCGGCAACGCTAGTAACATCCATGGCGGTGCACGCAGCAAGAAGCGACGCTCCAATGATGCTAGCAGTGGCAATGCTGCAGTGCCGCGTAAGAAACAGAACACACCGAAACAGACGCCGGGCAAGAAGTCAACAACACTGCGAAAAAGTGACAGCAAGGCGAGCACATCGCCTGGTGTCGATGCGGATGCGGAAAACAAGCAGGCGAATGGTGGCAacaccacagcagcagctgctgcaactgcggCAGCGGGCGGAGCGGCAGCGAATACGCCAACGCCCGCGGCAGCGGGGCATAAAAAACGTAAGCGCACCACAACCactaacaacaataaca